Below is a window of Candidatus Sulfotelmatobacter sp. DNA.
GAAGGGGCTGAGCCATCTCGCGCCGCACGCTCACGTCCTCAAGCTCGACAACGCCGACTTCTCGCGCGATCCGGTGGCCGTCCAGGCCCTCAACGACGATCCTTTGATCGCCAACGAAGTCCAGCCGACCCAGACGGTCGCTGCGATGGTCATCGCCGACGAACAGCTGAAGAAGGAGTTCCCCAACCTGAAGCTGCCGGTGCTGATCATTCACGGCACTCAGGACCGGGCGACGCGGCCGTCGGGCAGCCAATTCTTCTACGACACCGCCGGTTCCACCGACAAGACGCTCAAGTTCTACGAGGGCTACTTCCACGATCCTTTGCACGACGTCGGCAAGGAGCAGGTGATGGCCGACATCCAGCGCTGGATCGAGAAGCGGCTCTCGCGCTAATCCACATCCACGCGAAGAGCCTGCCCGGGCGCCGCCCGGGCAGGCTCTCTGCGTT
It encodes the following:
- a CDS encoding alpha/beta hydrolase, encoding KGLSHLAPHAHVLKLDNADFSRDPVAVQALNDDPLIANEVQPTQTVAAMVIADEQLKKEFPNLKLPVLIIHGTQDRATRPSGSQFFYDTAGSTDKTLKFYEGYFHDPLHDVGKEQVMADIQRWIEKRLSR